From one Anopheles bellator chromosome 1, idAnoBellAS_SP24_06.2, whole genome shotgun sequence genomic stretch:
- the LOC131214872 gene encoding sorting nexin-17, which produces MHFSIPSTQEFGSEGSGSSFTGFNIHINGCFHCCLRYKQLHSFHEQLKRSLPSSMVLPSFPPKKLLSLTPNQIEQRRLSLERYIQLVGQDPILCRSELLRAFLLKSQQESSFTECSEVTLDVYLMNGYRIAASVYTTDCSPKVLEKACALIDLSPERLCYFALYLMRKEASGELTIVKRLMDFEAPFISQKRWDNCRLVLRTGYWDPCYDLVLMRDRIALNLLYLQALSDVDRGWIVTTRDLLEELTNIQARGNKSEYLEIVRKLPLYGCLQFPRACVDYPEPNTIATVVLGNKELNLLTFCGDDVQETKFKVTRIRCWRVTPIHANEDQPPNGHQSHSQAPQKSVLIGLELSFEYLMAKNQLKWITIYSEQSMLMSVCLQSIVDELLNQKNGSDPSHLQSPQHLEYAPLSYIRRDGSNHCMTDSSSTDTLCNVANSDNSNGTSNQHSSTNANGSSFIRRKLKEFNTTVRFRNGKDSVHNEAFEWIGDDDL; this is translated from the exons GGCTTTAACATTCATATCAATGGTTGTTTTCACTGTTGCCTTCGGTACAAGCAGCTACACAGTTTCCACGAGCAGCTCAAGCGGTCCCTGCCATCGTCGATGGTTTTGCCCAGCTTTCCGCCGAAAAAGTTGCTTTCGCTCACACCAAATCAGATCGAACAACGACGGTTGAGTTTGGAGCGATACATACAGCTAG TTGGACAAGACCCGATACTATGTCGGTCGGAACTGTTGCGCGCCTTTCTGCTCAAGTCCCAGCAAGAGTCGTCCTTCACCGAGTGCAGCGAGGTAACGCTGGACGTATACCTCATGAATGGCTACCGAATCGCGGCCAGCGTCTACACCACGGACTGTTCGCCGAAGGTGCTAGAGAAGGCGTGTGCCCTGATCGATCTGTCCCCCGAGCGGCTCTGCTATTTTGCTCTCTATCTGATGCGCAAGGAGGCGAGCGGCGAGCTGACGATCGTAAAGCGCCTGATGGACTTTGAGGCGCCGTTCATCTCGCAGAAACGCTGGGACAACTGCCGGCTGGTTCTGCGGACCGGCTATTGGGATCCGTGCTACGATCTGGTGCTGATGCGTGACCGGATTGCGCTCAATCTGCTCTACCTCCAGGCGCTGAGCGATGTCGATCGAGGTTGGATCGTTACGACGCGTGATCTGCTCGAAGAGCTGACCAACATTCAGGCACGGGGCAACAAGAGCGAGTATCTCGAGATCGTGCGAAAGCTGCCCCTGTACGGTTGCTTACAGTTTCCGCGTGCTTGCGTCGACTATCCGGAACCGAACACCATTGCGACGGTCGTGCTCGGCAATAAGGAGTTGAATCTGCTAACCTTCTGCGGCGACGATGTGCAAGAAACCAAATTCAAAGTGACGCGAATCCGCTGCTGGCGCGTTACTCCCATTCATGCG AATGAGGATCAACCCCCGAACGGCCATCAATCTCACAGTCAAGCACCACAAAAGTCGGTGCTCATCGGGCTGGAACTTTCGTTCGAGTACTTGATGGCGAAAAACCAGCTCAAGTGGATCACCATCTACAGCGAACAGTCGATGCTTATGTCCGTGTGCCTTCAGTCGATCGTTGACGAGTTGCTGAACCAGAAGAATGGATCCGATCCTTCCCATTTACAG AGCCCACAGCATTTGGAGTACGCGCCCCTTTCGTACATAAGACGCGATGGTTCCAACCACTGCATGACGGATTCCAGTTCCACGGATACTCTCTGCAACGTAGCAAAT AGTGATAATAGCAATGGTACATCGAATCAGCACTCCAGCACCAACGCCAACGGGTCCTCGTTCATCCGACGCAAGCTGAAGGAGTTCAACACAACGGTAAGGttccggaacggaaaggaCTCGGTGCACAACGAAGCGTTCGAGTGGATCGGCGATGATGATCTCTAG